One genomic segment of Lampris incognitus isolate fLamInc1 chromosome 2, fLamInc1.hap2, whole genome shotgun sequence includes these proteins:
- the ppcs gene encoding phosphopantothenate--cysteine ligase — protein MAEPRVATIDGKLAEEFAAPSHVEELKEQMAAFAGLHGAAGRKVVLITSGGTKVPLESRTVRFLDNFSSGRRGASSAEYFLDSGYAVIFLHRHRSLYPYTHTYSGINLLDSLQLQTGGGVSHESSQVVVSQQAFPNIAKILSRYQEVKEAGLLLPIEFSTLSDYLHLLKAAAQALSTIGSKAMFYLAAAVSDFYVPSSEMPEHKIQSSNGPLQITMKMVPKILSPLVKDWAPQAFVISFKLETDSSILIEKARGALDTYRHQAVVANVLDTRRGYVVVVTPETQAELILTEDDVRKEVEIEEKIVSNLTEAHSLFITKHHG, from the exons ATGGCAGAACCCAGGGTGGCTACCATTGATGGGAAACTAGCTGAAGAGTTTGCAGCTCCCTCCCATGTTGAAGAGCTTAAGGAGCAGATGGCTGCATTTGCAGGGCTGCACGGGGCTGCTGGCCGCAAGGTGGTCCTCATCACATCAGGAGGCACCAAAGTGCCCCTAGAGTCTCGAACCGTCCGCTTTCTGGACAATTTCAGTAGTGGCAGGCGAGGAGCATCCTCAGCAGAGTACTTCTTGGACTCCGGATACGCTGTGATCTTCCTACACAGACATCGTTCCCTGTACCCTTATACGCATACGTACTCAGGCATAAATCTGCTGGACTCCCTACAGTTACAAACTGGAGGTGGTGTGTCCCATGAGTCTAGTCAAGTAGTGGTGAGTCAGCAGGCCTTTCCTAACATTGCCAAAATACTGAGCCGTTACCAAGAAGTGAAAGAAGCTGGACTTCTGCTGCCCATTGAGTTCAGCACTCTGTCAGATTATCTGCACCTCCTCAAAGCAGCGGCACAGGCACTCAGCACAATAG GTTCCAAGGCCATGTTTTACTTGGCTGCAGCTGTGTCTGATTTCTACGTCCCGTCATCCGAGATGCCTGAACACAAAATACAATCTTCCAATGGACCACTTCAG ATTACCATGAAAATGGTCCCCAAAATTCTGTCCCCACTGGTGAAAGACTGGGCACCACAGGCGTTTGTTATTTCCTTCAAGCTTGAGACAGACTCATCCATCCTGATAGAGAAAGCTCGGGGGGCTCTGGACACCTACCGGCACCAGGCAGTAGTGGCAAATGTACTAGATACCAGGCGAGGCTACGTTGTTGTAGTGACCCCTGAAACTCAGGCTGAGCTCATCCTCACAGAGGACGATGTGAGGAAAGAGGTGGAGATAGAGGAAAAGATAGTCAGTAATCTGACTGAAGCACATAGCCTGTTCATAACCAAACACCATGGCTGA